A stretch of the Macaca mulatta isolate MMU2019108-1 chromosome 16, T2T-MMU8v2.0, whole genome shotgun sequence genome encodes the following:
- the LOC144335758 gene encoding uncharacterized protein LOC144335758 isoform X2, with the protein MASLAPPGGEGREAGEGLVVAAGMGREGGSGSIFSFGSGHVTGVTSPNVVVGGGGERSRRSRRKDGGAVEEALPSLPPPLLPPPPAKPELEPQRVSAPPRPRPRLPGPRDARRRPLRLPSLSVGSQRARRAPRPPSFLLGPGASRRSPGASPARELGIGVAARAPPCPSQTGAPSLQGCRSECLTASPRRMASDGH; encoded by the coding sequence ATGGCGTCGCTGGCCCCGCCCGGCGGGGAGGGCCGAGAGGCAGGGGAGGGGTTGGTGGTGGCTGCGGGGATGGGGCGGGAGGGGGGGTCTGGGTCTATTTTTAGCTTCGGGTCGGGTCACGTGACGGGAGTGACGTCTCCGAATGTTGTTGTTGGTGGCGGCGGCGAGCGGAGCCGGAGGAGCCGCCGCAAAGATGGAGGAGCCGTCGAGGAGGCGCTGCCGTcgctgccgccgccgctgctgccgccgccgcccgcgaagcCGGAGCTCGAGCCGCAGCGGGTGAGCGCGCCGCCCCGGCCCAGACCCCGTCTTCCCGGCCCCCGGGACGCGAGGCGGCGCCCCCTTCGCCTTCCGTCTCTGTCCGTAGGCTCCCAGCGCGCGCGCCGAGCTCCGCgccccccttccttcctcctgggccCGGGTGCCAGCCGGCGCTCCCCGGGAGCGTCGCCAGCCCGGGAGCTGGGCATCGGGGTTGCTGCGCgcgcccctccctgcccctcccagacAGGGGCGCCTTCCCTGCAG
- the LOC144335758 gene encoding uncharacterized protein LOC144335758 isoform X1, translating into MASLAPPGGEGREAGEGLVVAAGMGREGGSGSIFSFGSGHVTGVTSPNVVVGGGGERSRRSRRKDGGAVEEALPSLPPPLLPPPPAKPELEPQRVSAPPRPRPRLPGPRDARRRPLRLPSLSVGSQRARRAPRPPSFLLGPGASRRSPGASPARELGIGVAARAPPCPSQTGAPSLQVREGPAFPRPQMARRPGGVVRFVPSLAAHVALQSHLSPAPGFCADPSSLDTPFLVL; encoded by the coding sequence ATGGCGTCGCTGGCCCCGCCCGGCGGGGAGGGCCGAGAGGCAGGGGAGGGGTTGGTGGTGGCTGCGGGGATGGGGCGGGAGGGGGGGTCTGGGTCTATTTTTAGCTTCGGGTCGGGTCACGTGACGGGAGTGACGTCTCCGAATGTTGTTGTTGGTGGCGGCGGCGAGCGGAGCCGGAGGAGCCGCCGCAAAGATGGAGGAGCCGTCGAGGAGGCGCTGCCGTcgctgccgccgccgctgctgccgccgccgcccgcgaagcCGGAGCTCGAGCCGCAGCGGGTGAGCGCGCCGCCCCGGCCCAGACCCCGTCTTCCCGGCCCCCGGGACGCGAGGCGGCGCCCCCTTCGCCTTCCGTCTCTGTCCGTAGGCTCCCAGCGCGCGCGCCGAGCTCCGCgccccccttccttcctcctgggccCGGGTGCCAGCCGGCGCTCCCCGGGAGCGTCGCCAGCCCGGGAGCTGGGCATCGGGGTTGCTGCGCgcgcccctccctgcccctcccagacAGGGGCGCCTTCCCTGCAGGTAAGGGAGGGGCCCGCCTTCCCGCGCCCCCAAATGGCTCGGAGACCGGGCGGGGTTGTCAGATTTGTCCCTTCCCTGGCGGCGCATGTTGCGTTGCAGAGCCATTTGAGCCCTGCACCCGGATTCTGTGCAGACCCCTCTTCGCTGGACACCCCTTTCTTGGTACTCTGA